A section of the Rhodospirillaceae bacterium genome encodes:
- the lspA gene encoding signal peptidase II, which translates to MAVRRYGFVAGLGALILALDQITKVWVLGALSAARPAIEVTSFLNIVLVWNRGISFGLFNRESDWQPWLLVGLSLVIVAGLLLWLRTERGRWMTLAIALLAGGAIGNAVDRVRLGAVVDFLDFHVRGWHFAAFNVADAAITCGVAVLLVGSLFGSRNDAT; encoded by the coding sequence ATGGCCGTCCGGCGATACGGCTTCGTCGCCGGCCTCGGCGCCCTGATCCTGGCGCTCGACCAGATCACCAAGGTCTGGGTTCTCGGCGCCCTCAGCGCCGCCCGGCCGGCGATCGAGGTCACCTCGTTCCTCAACATCGTCCTGGTCTGGAACCGGGGCATCAGCTTCGGGCTGTTCAACCGCGAATCCGATTGGCAGCCCTGGCTGCTCGTCGGTCTGAGCCTCGTCATCGTGGCCGGTCTTCTGCTCTGGCTGCGCACGGAGCGCGGCCGGTGGATGACGCTGGCGATCGCCCTGCTCGCCGGCGGCGCGATCGGCAATGCGGTGGACCGGGTGCGCCTCGGCGCCGTGGTGGATTTCCTCGATTTCCATGTCCGCGGCTGGCATTTCGCGGCGTTCAACGTGGCCGACGCGGCGATCACCTGCGGCGTGGCGGTATTACTGGTCGGTTCCTTGTTCGGCAGCCGGAATGACGCTACATAG
- a CDS encoding pitrilysin family protein, which translates to MIGRRIVRRAALAGPALAALMLMGGSMAAGVPAVAAEPQRQGLFNAQTFTLKNGLRGVVIVNRRAPVALHMVWYRAGAIDEPAGKSGIAHFVEHLLFKGTKTLKSGEFSRIVAANGGRENAFTSWDYTGYYQFVARDRLPRMMEIEADRMANLVLTEDNIVQERRVILEERRSRIEASPSTILWEQARRALFLNHGYGRPIIGWMHEMAQLSRQDALDFYRRFYGPDNAVLVVAGDVDPAEVRRLAKKYYGPVPRLKAPPHRRLLEPPQRAERRVIYRDRRVRRPSFSRMYHAPGYNSSGAEHAYALQVLARLLGSSSTSLLYQSLVVRRKLATAAGSGYGASRRGPSSFYLFASPRPGVGIGRLEEAVDDELATILKKGVPKEEVEAAKRQLQDMAIFARDSLRTGANAIATSLTIGRTVRDVEEWPARIGAVTVDQVNAAARHVLQRRKSVTALLLPDEPAEADKAGEQRQ; encoded by the coding sequence TTGATCGGTCGACGAATTGTGCGCCGCGCGGCGCTTGCGGGGCCGGCCCTTGCCGCCCTGATGCTGATGGGCGGGTCGATGGCAGCCGGCGTTCCGGCCGTTGCGGCCGAGCCCCAACGCCAGGGCTTGTTCAACGCGCAGACCTTCACCCTGAAGAACGGGCTTCGCGGGGTCGTCATCGTCAACCGGCGGGCGCCGGTCGCCCTCCATATGGTCTGGTACCGGGCCGGCGCCATCGACGAACCGGCCGGCAAGTCAGGCATCGCGCATTTTGTCGAACACCTGCTGTTCAAGGGCACAAAAACGCTGAAATCCGGGGAATTTTCCAGGATCGTCGCCGCCAATGGCGGCCGGGAAAACGCCTTCACCAGCTGGGACTACACCGGCTACTACCAGTTCGTCGCCAGGGACCGCCTGCCCCGGATGATGGAGATCGAGGCGGACCGCATGGCGAACCTCGTGCTCACGGAAGACAACATCGTCCAGGAACGGCGCGTCATCCTGGAGGAACGGCGCTCGCGTATCGAGGCGAGCCCCTCCACGATCCTGTGGGAGCAGGCGCGCCGCGCCCTTTTCCTCAACCATGGCTACGGCCGCCCGATCATCGGCTGGATGCACGAGATGGCGCAGCTGTCGCGGCAGGATGCGCTGGACTTTTACCGGCGGTTTTACGGCCCCGATAACGCGGTCCTTGTCGTCGCCGGCGATGTCGACCCCGCTGAGGTGCGCCGCCTGGCGAAGAAATACTACGGTCCCGTGCCGCGGCTGAAGGCGCCGCCGCACCGGCGCCTGCTGGAGCCGCCGCAGCGCGCCGAACGCCGGGTGATCTATCGCGACCGCCGCGTGCGCCGGCCTTCGTTCAGCCGGATGTACCATGCGCCCGGTTACAACAGCAGCGGCGCGGAGCACGCCTACGCCCTTCAGGTGCTGGCGCGGCTGCTCGGCTCGTCCTCTACCAGCCTGCTTTACCAGAGCCTGGTGGTGCGCCGGAAGCTGGCCACCGCCGCCGGCAGCGGCTATGGCGCGAGCCGGCGCGGACCGTCCAGCTTCTACCTGTTTGCGTCGCCGCGGCCGGGTGTCGGCATCGGCCGGCTGGAAGAGGCGGTCGACGACGAATTGGCGACGATCCTGAAAAAGGGCGTGCCGAAAGAGGAGGTCGAGGCGGCGAAGCGGCAATTGCAGGACATGGCGATCTTTGCCCGCGACAGCCTTCGGACCGGCGCCAACGCCATCGCAACGTCGCTGACGATCGGCCGGACGGTGCGGGACGTCGAGGAATGGCCGGCGCGGATCGGCGCGGTAACGGTCGACCAGGTCAACGCCGCGGCGCGCCACGTCCTGCAACGGCGCAAGTCGGTCACCGCCCTGTTGCTGCCGGACGAGCCCGCCGAAGCGGACAAGGCCGGGGAGCAGAGGCAATGA
- a CDS encoding pitrilysin family protein → MSARRRSAGPAPGFVLGALVLGALALFAVSAASAAVEVRKVVSRSGIVAWLVEDHSNPILSMSFGFRAGGSFDPAGKEGLAELTSILLDEGAGPMDALAFQKKLENLSIRLDFEVGRDQFHGALRTLSRNNDAAFEMIGLALTRPRFDADAVERMRAGLLSGYLRDSRRPRYLARRAFWSSAFPDHPYGRPVSGTTKSLGAIARADLERFVADNFTRDNLFVGVVGDVTPAQLAVLLDKAFGGLPAKRKSRPVPAAAPKLEGGLVVKRFDTPQSVAMFGQPGLPRRHPDYYAAYVLNHILGGGGFTSRLYLQIREKRGLAYSVYSYLWPMRRTSLLLGAVATENARVAESVAIIREQWARIAETGPTAEELAAARKYLTGSYPLRFSSSSRIADMLVGLQFEGLERDYFARRNGYIEKVTLADVRRVAKSLLKPDRLTFFIVGKPAGL, encoded by the coding sequence ATGAGCGCCCGTCGGCGCAGCGCCGGACCGGCCCCCGGGTTCGTTCTCGGCGCACTTGTTCTCGGCGCGCTCGCCCTGTTCGCGGTTTCCGCCGCATCGGCCGCCGTCGAGGTGCGCAAGGTCGTCAGCCGGTCGGGCATCGTCGCCTGGCTGGTCGAGGATCACAGCAACCCGATCCTGTCGATGAGCTTCGGGTTTCGCGCTGGCGGTTCGTTCGATCCGGCCGGCAAGGAGGGACTGGCGGAACTGACGTCGATCCTGCTGGACGAAGGCGCCGGGCCGATGGATGCCCTGGCCTTCCAGAAAAAGCTCGAAAACCTCTCGATCCGGCTCGACTTCGAGGTCGGCCGCGACCAGTTCCACGGCGCGCTCAGGACGCTCAGCCGCAACAACGACGCGGCGTTCGAAATGATCGGGCTGGCGCTCACCCGGCCGCGCTTCGACGCCGACGCGGTCGAGCGGATGCGGGCCGGCCTGCTGTCGGGCTATCTGCGCGACAGCCGCCGGCCCCGTTACCTGGCGCGGCGCGCCTTCTGGTCGTCGGCCTTTCCGGACCATCCCTACGGACGCCCGGTTTCCGGCACGACAAAGAGCCTGGGCGCGATCGCCCGGGCCGACCTGGAGCGCTTCGTCGCCGATAATTTCACCCGGGACAACCTGTTTGTCGGCGTCGTCGGCGACGTGACCCCCGCCCAACTCGCGGTGTTGCTCGACAAGGCGTTCGGCGGCCTGCCGGCAAAACGGAAATCGCGCCCGGTGCCGGCCGCCGCGCCGAAGCTCGAAGGCGGACTTGTCGTCAAGCGGTTCGATACGCCGCAAAGCGTGGCGATGTTCGGCCAGCCGGGCCTGCCGCGCCGGCATCCCGATTACTATGCGGCGTATGTCCTGAACCATATCCTCGGCGGCGGCGGCTTCACTTCGCGCCTGTATCTGCAGATCCGCGAAAAACGCGGCCTGGCCTATTCCGTCTATTCCTATCTCTGGCCGATGCGGCGCACGTCCCTGCTGCTCGGCGCGGTGGCGACCGAGAATGCGCGGGTGGCCGAATCGGTCGCGATCATCCGGGAGCAATGGGCCCGAATCGCTGAAACCGGGCCGACCGCCGAAGAACTGGCTGCCGCCAGGAAATACCTCACCGGCAGCTATCCGCTGCGTTTTTCGAGTTCTTCGCGGATCGCGGACATGCTGGTCGGTCTGCAGTTCGAGGGCCTGGAGCGGGATTATTTCGCCAGGCGGAACGGCTATATCGAAAAGGTCACCTTGGCGGATGTCCGGCGGGTGGCGAAAAGCCTGCTGAAACCCGACCGGCTGACCTTCTTCATTGTCGGCAAGCCCGCCGGCCTGTAA
- a CDS encoding glucose-6-phosphate isomerase — protein MTPLYSQDISGILAAPSGAGGLSQAAFDAACNEAWRALLRLRDEHAAGAPLMRHAFRDDDLPGIETAAQTLAGGTSRIFMIGAGGSSLGARTLCATAWAGRSTFIENADPDTVGRVGRAEIADSAFLAVSKSGATAETLAVFALFWAEAAEALGPAEAAKRFLVVTGPDESPLRRLALRHGIGIVDHEADVVGRMSILANVGLLPAAINGVDGRAVRAGARAVAEQALTADAAAACPPALGAAMQVALMRGRGATASILMPYADRLADFSLWYAQLWAESLGKQGCGSMPYPALGMVDQHSQLQFWLDGPPTGVYTLIDLPPADTPPLRPNDPGLDWMDGRTLGELMQAAARATSRTLAKNGRPVRRIRLARTRVDAQSVGALAMHFMLETALAGYMLGVDPYTQPAVDAAKAMVRDFLSNSGEN, from the coding sequence ATGACGCCCCTCTATTCGCAGGATATTTCCGGAATCCTTGCGGCGCCGTCCGGCGCCGGCGGCCTGTCGCAAGCCGCCTTCGACGCCGCGTGCAACGAGGCCTGGCGCGCCTTGCTACGGCTGCGCGACGAGCACGCGGCCGGCGCGCCGCTGATGCGCCACGCATTTCGCGACGACGACCTGCCCGGGATCGAAACGGCGGCGCAGACGCTGGCTGGCGGGACATCCCGGATTTTCATGATCGGCGCGGGCGGATCGTCGCTCGGCGCAAGGACCTTGTGCGCGACCGCATGGGCCGGCCGGTCGACGTTCATCGAAAATGCCGATCCGGACACCGTGGGCCGGGTAGGCAGAGCCGAAATTGCCGACAGCGCCTTCCTCGCCGTCTCGAAATCGGGCGCCACCGCCGAGACCCTGGCGGTCTTCGCGTTGTTCTGGGCCGAGGCAGCGGAGGCGCTGGGCCCGGCCGAGGCCGCGAAGCGGTTTCTTGTCGTTACCGGACCGGATGAGTCGCCGCTGCGCCGGCTCGCCCTGCGGCACGGCATCGGGATTGTGGACCACGAAGCGGACGTGGTCGGCCGCATGTCCATTCTCGCCAATGTCGGGCTGCTGCCGGCCGCCATCAACGGCGTCGACGGCCGGGCGGTCCGTGCCGGTGCGCGCGCGGTTGCGGAACAGGCGTTGACGGCGGACGCGGCGGCGGCCTGCCCGCCGGCCCTGGGCGCGGCGATGCAGGTTGCGCTGATGCGCGGGCGGGGCGCGACCGCCAGCATCCTGATGCCCTACGCCGACCGGCTGGCGGACTTTTCCCTCTGGTACGCACAGCTCTGGGCGGAGAGCCTGGGCAAGCAGGGCTGCGGCAGCATGCCCTATCCGGCGCTCGGCATGGTCGACCAGCACAGCCAGCTCCAGTTCTGGCTCGACGGCCCGCCGACCGGCGTCTACACGCTCATCGACCTGCCGCCCGCCGATACGCCGCCGCTGCGCCCCAACGACCCCGGCCTCGACTGGATGGACGGCCGGACCCTCGGCGAACTCATGCAGGCCGCAGCGCGCGCAACATCCCGGACTCTGGCCAAGAACGGCCGCCCGGTGCGGCGGATCCGGCTGGCGAGGACACGCGTCGATGCGCAGAGCGTCGGCGCCCTGGCGATGCATTTCATGCTGGAGACGGCGCTCGCCGGATACATGCTGGGGGTGGACCCCTATACCCAACCTGCCGTGGACGCGGCAAAGGCGATGGTGCGCGATTTTCTCTCGAATTCCGGAGAGAATTGA